From Variovorax sp. PMC12, the proteins below share one genomic window:
- a CDS encoding GTP-binding protein has product MTVEHKILFTGTMGAGKTTAIGAVSEIPPVSTDVRNSDTSVAKATTTVGLDYGELTLDNGEKLRLYGTPGQMRFDFMWRILARGALGLVILVDNSRPDPLADLDVYLDGFAELIARTACVVAVGRMEAHPQPDIDAYAQRMESRGVLCPVLPANVTDARQVVELLELLLLQLET; this is encoded by the coding sequence ATGACTGTCGAACACAAGATCCTCTTCACCGGCACCATGGGCGCCGGCAAGACCACCGCCATCGGCGCCGTGAGCGAGATACCCCCGGTCAGCACCGACGTACGCAACAGCGACACCTCGGTGGCCAAGGCCACCACCACGGTCGGCCTGGACTACGGCGAACTCACGCTCGACAACGGCGAGAAGCTGCGCCTGTACGGCACGCCCGGCCAGATGCGCTTCGACTTCATGTGGCGCATCCTGGCGCGCGGCGCGCTCGGCCTGGTGATCTTGGTGGACAACAGCCGCCCCGATCCGCTGGCCGACCTGGACGTCTACCTCGACGGCTTTGCCGAACTCATCGCCAGGACTGCCTGCGTGGTCGCCGTGGGCCGCATGGAAGCCCACCCCCAGCCCGACATCGACGCCTATGCGCAGCGTATGGAATCCCGGGGCGTGCTCTGCCCCGTGCTGCCGGCCAACGTCACCGACGCACGGCAGGTGGTCGAGCTGCTGGAGTTGCTGCTGCTGCAGCTCGAAACCTGA
- a CDS encoding 4'-phosphopantetheinyl transferase family protein, which translates to MSPADATLHLPPGEIHLWFCRHGESGDPALEAACRALLEPHELARTARFHFQRDRHRHLLTRVLVRTVLSRYAPVQPQDWRFAEGSFGRPCIAEPMTQAVDGLDFNLSHTDGLIVLALARNLEVGVDAESLARTASLELADHFFSPAEAKALAALPPTRRAHRFFELWTLKESYIKARGMGLQIPLDSFGFALDDAEDRIGFALWGDARGDNAPHRHFWQLRPTPGHLVAVCAATDGSGMRLVCRDIAPLQWERPLDIRAVRSGGSAGI; encoded by the coding sequence ATGTCACCAGCCGACGCCACCCTTCACCTGCCTCCAGGCGAAATTCATCTCTGGTTCTGCCGCCACGGCGAATCGGGCGATCCGGCGCTGGAGGCGGCCTGCCGTGCGTTGCTGGAGCCTCATGAACTTGCGCGGACCGCGCGCTTCCACTTCCAGCGCGACCGGCATCGCCACCTGCTGACGCGGGTGCTGGTGCGCACGGTCCTGTCGCGCTATGCGCCGGTGCAGCCGCAGGACTGGCGCTTTGCCGAGGGCAGCTTCGGCCGCCCTTGCATCGCAGAGCCGATGACGCAGGCCGTCGACGGGCTGGATTTCAACCTGAGCCATACGGACGGGCTGATCGTGCTGGCGCTCGCGCGAAACCTCGAGGTCGGTGTCGATGCCGAGAGCCTCGCCCGCACGGCCTCTCTGGAGCTCGCCGACCACTTCTTCTCGCCGGCCGAGGCGAAGGCGCTGGCCGCGTTGCCGCCCACACGGCGAGCGCATCGCTTCTTCGAGTTGTGGACCTTGAAGGAGAGCTACATCAAGGCGCGCGGAATGGGCCTGCAGATCCCGCTCGACAGCTTCGGCTTCGCGCTGGACGATGCCGAAGACCGCATCGGATTCGCGCTGTGGGGTGACGCGCGCGGCGACAACGCACCGCATCGGCATTTCTGGCAACTGAGGCCCACACCCGGGCACCTGGTTGCCGTCTGCGCCGCCACCGACGGCAGCGGCATGCGGCTGGTTTGCCGCGACATCGCGCCTCTGCAATGGGAGAGGCCCCTCGACATACGGGCGGTGCGCAGCGGGGGATCGGCGGGCATCTAG
- a CDS encoding roadblock/LC7 domain-containing protein, which translates to MQITPRIKLAAEAAIDTLMHEIKGVKAVVISTEDGLELAARVENTAQVARLSAIASSLAALGAVAGEESNLGACDNVTIEATHGHILMLQARHPEITLIVSVVTGKDAIIGQVLYFAKQATLSLQQA; encoded by the coding sequence ATGCAAATAACGCCAAGAATCAAGCTCGCCGCCGAAGCCGCCATCGACACGCTGATGCACGAGATCAAGGGCGTGAAAGCGGTCGTGATCTCGACCGAGGACGGCCTGGAACTGGCCGCGCGCGTGGAGAACACCGCGCAGGTGGCCCGCCTCTCGGCCATTGCCAGCTCTCTGGCGGCGCTGGGCGCGGTCGCGGGCGAGGAAAGCAACCTCGGCGCCTGCGACAACGTGACCATCGAAGCGACCCACGGCCACATCCTGATGCTGCAGGCGCGCCACCCGGAGATCACCCTCATCGTGAGCGTCGTCACGGGCAAGGACGCGATCATCGGCCAGGTCCTCTACTTCGCGAAGCAGGCAACGCTGTCGCTGCAGCAGGCCTGA
- a CDS encoding BPSL1445 family SYLF domain-containing lipoprotein, whose amino-acid sequence MNTLNLRTLAVSSAVALASIAFVGCTTTKPQDQASSTSSRTSIDAQVDASLSKLYDSVKGSRELVARSSGVLVFPAVVGASMGVGAEYGRGALRVNGRTQSYYSTTSGSLGFQAGAQSKAVVYVFTTQAALDKFRNSKGWTAGADATVAVATIGANGSVDTNTLRQPVVGFVMTNVGLEAGVSLSGAKITEIQL is encoded by the coding sequence ATGAACACCCTGAATCTCCGCACGCTTGCCGTTTCGTCTGCTGTCGCCCTGGCCAGCATCGCGTTTGTCGGTTGCACCACCACGAAGCCGCAGGATCAGGCCAGCAGCACGTCGTCGCGCACTTCGATCGACGCGCAGGTCGACGCCTCGCTGTCCAAGCTGTATGACTCCGTGAAGGGCTCCCGCGAGCTGGTCGCGCGTTCGAGCGGCGTGCTGGTGTTCCCCGCCGTGGTGGGTGCCAGCATGGGCGTGGGCGCCGAATACGGCCGCGGCGCACTGCGCGTGAACGGGCGCACCCAGTCGTACTACAGCACCACCTCGGGCTCGCTGGGCTTCCAGGCCGGTGCGCAGTCGAAGGCCGTGGTCTACGTGTTCACCACGCAGGCTGCGCTGGACAAGTTCCGCAACAGCAAGGGCTGGACGGCCGGCGCCGACGCCACCGTGGCCGTTGCAACCATCGGTGCCAACGGCAGCGTCGACACCAACACCCTGCGCCAACCGGTCGTGGGCTTCGTGATGACCAACGTTGGCCTGGAAGCCGGCGTCTCGCTGTCTGGCGCGAAGATCACCGAAATCCAGCTGTAA
- a CDS encoding TetR/AcrR family transcriptional regulator translates to MTTEQRSTKKQAERVPKARIDKFSERRAELGEAALTTLAALGYARTSLREIAQNSEFSHGVLHYYFSDKIDLIICSVKQYKARCVTRYDHAVDSANTCDELMEGFLQSLADTLRDEGHVHRLWYDLRSQALFEEAFRSDVVQIDKSLEDMIWRIMSRFAELSGEDPGLTPSATYALFDGLFQQALLKHLSGDAGAVAAMQADVRQSIVRLFSLQAKPAPAARKRAQRV, encoded by the coding sequence ATGACGACAGAACAACGCTCAACAAAGAAGCAAGCGGAGCGCGTGCCCAAGGCAAGGATCGACAAGTTCTCGGAGCGGCGTGCGGAACTGGGCGAGGCCGCGCTCACCACATTGGCCGCGCTGGGCTATGCGCGCACCAGCCTGCGCGAGATCGCGCAGAACTCCGAGTTCTCGCACGGCGTGCTGCATTACTACTTCAGCGACAAGATCGACCTGATCATCTGCAGCGTCAAGCAGTACAAGGCGCGCTGCGTCACCCGCTACGACCATGCGGTCGACAGCGCGAACACCTGCGACGAGCTGATGGAAGGCTTCCTGCAGAGCCTGGCCGACACGCTGCGCGACGAAGGCCATGTGCACCGCCTCTGGTACGACCTGCGTTCCCAGGCCCTGTTCGAGGAAGCGTTCCGCTCCGACGTCGTGCAGATCGACAAGAGCCTGGAAGACATGATCTGGCGCATCATGAGCCGCTTTGCCGAGCTGTCCGGCGAAGACCCCGGCTTGACGCCTTCGGCCACCTACGCGCTGTTCGACGGGCTGTTCCAGCAGGCGCTGCTCAAGCATCTTTCGGGCGACGCCGGCGCGGTGGCCGCGATGCAGGCCGACGTGCGGCAGTCCATCGTGCGGCTGTTCTCGCTGCAGGCCAAGCCCGCGCCGGCAGCACGCAAGCGCGCTCAACGCGTGTGA
- a CDS encoding plasmid replication/partition related protein — MNIVVNEELKAYIDPLTPEEYEALERSILAEGCRDALVLWGDVLVDGHNRYGICQKHGLPFQTVQNTRFKSIDDVHLWMIDQHLGRRSISDFLRGVLALRKKDIVDQQRARVASAAPAPAGDAPFDVDPPADTGAEEGAVPLPPPAPLNSREAIARAARLSSSQVVMIEKIQKQAAPELVAAVKSGVISINTAAAVATLPAEEQVSAANAGKDELKQAAKRVRESKKKPREEPAETAAGDDESSSDADTVQLLKERVLQLTAENDALRKQVAELQARLGH, encoded by the coding sequence ATGAACATCGTCGTCAACGAAGAACTCAAAGCCTACATCGACCCACTGACGCCGGAGGAGTACGAAGCGCTGGAACGCAGCATCCTGGCCGAAGGCTGCCGCGACGCGCTGGTGCTGTGGGGGGACGTGCTGGTCGACGGCCACAACCGCTACGGCATCTGCCAGAAGCACGGCCTGCCGTTCCAGACCGTGCAGAACACGCGCTTCAAGAGCATCGACGACGTGCATCTGTGGATGATCGACCAGCACCTGGGCCGGCGCAGCATTTCCGATTTCCTGCGCGGCGTGCTCGCCTTGCGCAAGAAGGACATCGTGGATCAGCAACGCGCCCGCGTGGCCTCCGCCGCCCCGGCGCCGGCGGGCGATGCGCCCTTCGACGTCGATCCGCCGGCCGACACGGGCGCCGAGGAAGGCGCCGTGCCCCTGCCGCCGCCCGCCCCGCTGAACAGCCGCGAGGCCATTGCCAGGGCCGCGCGCCTGAGCAGCAGCCAGGTCGTGATGATCGAGAAAATCCAGAAGCAGGCAGCGCCTGAACTGGTGGCGGCCGTGAAGTCGGGCGTGATTTCCATCAACACCGCCGCGGCAGTGGCCACCTTGCCGGCCGAAGAACAGGTGTCCGCGGCGAATGCCGGCAAGGACGAACTCAAGCAGGCGGCCAAGCGCGTGCGCGAGTCGAAGAAAAAACCACGTGAGGAGCCCGCTGAAACCGCGGCCGGCGACGATGAATCGTCCTCCGACGCGGACACGGTGCAGCTGCTGAAGGAGCGCGTCCTGCAGCTGACTGCGGAGAACGACGCCCTGCGCAAGCAAGTGGCCGAGCTGCAGGCGCGGCTCGGCCACTAA
- a CDS encoding glutathione S-transferase N-terminal domain-containing protein, with product MTDLSSFPITKKWPAQHPERLQLYSLPTPNGVKVSIMLEETGLPYEPHLVSFETNDQMSPEFLSLNPNNKIPAILDPEGPGGKPLALFESGAILVYLAEKTGEFIPQDAAGRYQTLQWVMFQMGGIGPMFGQLGFFNKFAGKDYEDKRPRDRYVGESKRLLGVLDRHLANREWIMGDSYTIADIATFPWIRNLVGFYEAGELVGFNDFTNVARVLEAFVARPAVVKGLGIPKRG from the coding sequence ATGACCGATCTCTCGAGCTTCCCCATCACGAAGAAATGGCCCGCGCAGCACCCTGAACGGCTGCAGCTGTATTCGCTGCCCACGCCCAACGGCGTGAAGGTGTCGATCATGCTGGAGGAAACCGGCCTGCCCTACGAGCCGCACCTCGTGAGCTTCGAGACCAACGACCAGATGTCGCCGGAGTTCCTCTCGCTCAACCCGAACAACAAGATTCCCGCCATCCTCGACCCCGAAGGCCCGGGCGGCAAGCCGCTGGCGCTGTTCGAGTCGGGCGCGATCCTGGTGTACCTGGCCGAGAAGACCGGCGAGTTCATTCCGCAGGACGCCGCCGGCCGCTACCAGACCCTGCAGTGGGTGATGTTCCAGATGGGCGGCATCGGCCCGATGTTCGGCCAGCTCGGCTTCTTCAACAAGTTCGCCGGCAAGGACTACGAGGACAAGCGCCCGCGCGACCGCTACGTGGGCGAATCGAAGCGCCTGCTCGGCGTGCTCGACAGGCACCTCGCGAACCGCGAATGGATCATGGGCGACAGCTACACCATCGCCGACATCGCCACCTTCCCGTGGATCCGCAATCTCGTCGGCTTCTACGAGGCCGGCGAGCTGGTGGGCTTCAACGATTTCACGAACGTCGCCCGCGTGCTCGAAGCCTTCGTGGCGCGGCCCGCCGTCGTCAAGGGACTGGGCATTCCCAAGCGCGGCTGA
- a CDS encoding TIGR03571 family LLM class oxidoreductase: MPPFNTAYRRTLLAGRLTLGLMTPVARANGAMADPEAEREVAALADRLGFAALWTRDVPVMVPQGEEISVLDEPFVWLAMLAGATRRIALGTAAAVLPLRHPLHVAKAALSLNRLSGERFILGLGSGDREAEFAIFRQDIALRGDAFRERWNLVRSALSPDEAGRAALREATGGHDLMAPPDERIGMLVVGSARQSLQWTAAHADGWATYHRDEARQQGRIGLWQTALRERADGEAKPFIQSLQIDLLEDPAAPAEPIELGLRTGRDALVAYLDRMEDAGVAHVLMNVVRGLRPATEVVEELGREVLPRLQGHAHTPAA; encoded by the coding sequence ATGCCTCCCTTCAACACCGCCTACCGGCGGACCTTGCTCGCCGGCCGACTCACCCTGGGCCTGATGACGCCCGTGGCCCGCGCCAACGGCGCCATGGCCGACCCCGAGGCGGAGCGCGAGGTTGCCGCCCTCGCCGACCGGCTCGGCTTTGCCGCGCTGTGGACGCGCGACGTGCCGGTGATGGTGCCGCAGGGCGAAGAAATATCGGTGCTCGACGAACCCTTCGTGTGGCTCGCGATGCTGGCGGGCGCCACGCGGCGCATCGCGCTCGGCACGGCCGCGGCGGTGCTGCCGCTGCGCCATCCGCTGCATGTGGCCAAGGCGGCGCTGTCGCTGAACCGGCTGTCCGGCGAGCGCTTCATCCTCGGCCTGGGCTCCGGCGACCGCGAGGCCGAGTTCGCCATCTTCAGGCAAGACATCGCGCTGCGCGGCGACGCTTTCCGCGAGCGCTGGAACCTGGTGCGCTCGGCGCTCTCGCCCGATGAAGCCGGCCGCGCCGCGCTGCGCGAAGCCACCGGCGGCCACGACCTGATGGCGCCACCCGACGAACGCATCGGCATGCTGGTGGTGGGCTCGGCGCGCCAGTCGCTGCAATGGACCGCCGCCCATGCCGACGGCTGGGCCACCTACCACCGCGACGAGGCACGCCAGCAGGGCCGCATCGGCCTGTGGCAGACCGCGCTGCGCGAGCGCGCGGACGGCGAGGCCAAGCCTTTCATCCAGTCGCTGCAGATCGACCTGCTCGAAGACCCCGCCGCGCCGGCCGAGCCCATCGAGCTCGGCCTGCGCACCGGGCGCGACGCGCTGGTGGCCTATCTCGATCGCATGGAAGACGCCGGCGTGGCGCATGTGCTGATGAACGTGGTGCGCGGCCTCCGGCCCGCCACGGAGGTGGTCGAGGAACTGGGGCGCGAGGTGTTGCCGCGGCTGCAAGGCCACGCACACACGCCGGCGGCCTGA